DNA from Salvelinus namaycush isolate Seneca chromosome 6, SaNama_1.0, whole genome shotgun sequence:
gtcacccacataggtataaccaatgaggagatggcacatgggtatctgcttctataaaccaatgaggagatgagagaggcgggacttgcagtgtgatttgcgtcacaaatagaactgacttgtATTTTatcccttggcaacgcagatgctcgttggcgcgagcgagcagtgtgggtgcaataattgaataatatagatttcaaaatgtattttgcaacgcttgcacacgcggtgtagtcagggtgtaagtcagaaccgtccagagtagtgatgctagacgggcgggcgggcgcgtgcagcgatcggttgaagtgcatgcatttagttttgcttgcatttaagagcagttggaggccacagaaggagtgttgtatggcattgaagctcgtctggaggtttgttaacacagtgttcaaagaagggctagacgtatacagaatggtgtcgtctgcgtagaggtggatcagagaatcaccagcaacaagagcgacatcattgatgtatacagagaaaagagtcggcccgagaaattaaccatgtggcacccccatagagactgccagaggtccggacaacaggccctccgatttgacacactgaactctatctgagaagtagttggtgaaccagcgaggcagtcatttgagaaaccaaggctgttgagtctgccgataagaatgcagtgattgacagagtcgaaagccttggcaaggtcgatgaatacggctgcacagtattgtatgTTATCGATGGCGgctatgatattgtttaggaccttgagcgtggctgaggtgcacccatgaccagctcggaaaccagactgcatagcggagaaggtacggtgggattcgaaatggttggtgatctgtttgttaacttggctttcgaagactttagaaaggcagggtaggatagatataagtCTGTAagagtttgggtctagagtgtcaccccctttgaagagggggatgaccgcggcagctttccaatctttagggatctcagacaatacaaaagagaggttgaacagactagtaataggggttgcaacaattgcggcggatcattttagaaagagagggtccagattgtctagcccagctgatttgtagggatccagattttgcagctctttcagaacatcagccatctggatttgggtgaaggagaaatgggggaggcttgggcaagatGCTgtgggggggtgcagagctgttgaccggggtaggggtagccaggtggaaagcatggccagccgtagaaaaatgcttattgaaaatctcaattatcgtagatttatcggaggtgacagtgtttcctagcctcagtgcagtgggcagctgggaggaggtgctcttattctccatggactttacagtgtcccaaaactttttggagttagtgctacaggatgcaaatttctgtttgaaaaactagcctttgctttcctaactgcctgtgtatattagttcctaacttccctgaaaagtagcatattgcgggggctattcaatgctaatgcagtatgccacaggatgtttttgtgctggtcaagggcagtcaggtctggagtgaaccggctatatctgttcttagttttttttaaattgaatggggcatgcttatttaagatggtgaggaatgcacttttaaagaataaccaggcatcctctactgacggaatgaggtcaatatccttccaggatacccaggccaggtcgattagaaaggcctgctcgctgaagtgttctagggagcgtttgacagtgatgaggggtggtcgtttgaccgcggacccattacggacgcaggcaatgaggcagtgttcgctgagatcctggttgaagacagcagaggtgtatttagagggcaggttggtcaggatgatatctatgagggtgcccgtgtttacggatttagggttgtacctggtaggttccttgatcatttgtgtgagattgagggcatctagtttagattgtaggacatccagggtgttaagcatatcccagtttaggtcacctaacagtacaaactctgaagataaatgggggacaattaattcacatatggtgtctagggcacagctgggggctgaagggggtctataacaagcggcaacagtgagagacttatttctggaaaggtggatttttaaaagtagaagctggaactgtttgggcacagacctggatagcatgacagaactctgcaggctaactccaccccctttggcagttctatcttggcggaaaatgtagttgggatggaaatttcagaatttttggtggccttcctaagccaggattcagacacggctaggacatccgggttgtgctaaagcagtgaataaaacaaactaaCGGAGGAGGCTTCGGacgttaacatgcatgaaaccaaggctttcacggttacagaagtcaacaaatgatagtgcctggggaataggagtggaactaggggctacagggcctaggttaacctctacatcaccagaggaacagaggaggagtaggataagggtacggctaaaggctatatgaactggtcatctagtacgttggggacagagaataaaaggagcagatttctgggcatggtagaatagattcaaggcataatgtacagacaagggtatggtaggatgtgagtacagtggaggtaaacctaggtgttgagtgacgatgagagaggtttcgtctctggagggacaagttaagccaggtgagttctccgcatgtgtgtcgggtgggacaaaagagctatctaaggcattttgagTGGGACTaaaggctctacagtgaaataaaacagtaaaaaaggataagttcattaaagttaactgcacctcagattgcagcccaaataaatgcttcacagagcttaactaacagacatctcaacatcaactgttcagaggagactgcatgaatcaggccttcatggtcgaattgctgcaaagaaaccacttctaaaggacaccaataagaacaagagacttgcctgggccaagaaacacgagcaatggacattagaccgatggacatctgtcctttgagtccaaatttgagatttttgattccaaccactgtgtctttgtgagatgcagagtaggtgaatggatgatctccgcatgtgtggttcccactgtgaagcatggaggaggaggtgtgatgatgtgggggtactttgctggtgacactgtctgtgattttatttagaattcaaggcacacttaaccagcatggctaccacagcattctgcagcgatacgccatcccatctggtttgcgcttagtgagactatcatttatttttcaacaggacaatgacccaacacacctccaggctgtgtaagggctatttgaccaagaaggagagtgatggtgctgcatcagattacctggcctccacaattacccaacctcaacccaatttaaatggtttgggatgagttggaccgcagagtgaaggaaaagcagccaacaagtgctcagcatatgtgggaactccttcaagactgttggaaaagcattccaggtgaagctggttgagaggatgccaagagtgtgcaaagctgtcatcaaggcgaatggtggctactttgaagaatataaaatatattctgatttgtttaacacatttttggttactacatgattccatatgtgttatttcatagttttgatgtcttcactattattctacatagtaaaaaatagtaaaaataaagaaaaacccttgaatgagtagctgtgtccaaacctttgactggtactgtatatgttacaGATATTATGCAGCCCTGTAAAATGGGCTTACGTGTCTTACTTCATTATAATGTTTTCTGCAAAAGGTGCATGTGTGTCTTCCAATCAATGATAAATGTTGTTTTCAACCCTATTTTACAAAAGGTGTTTGTTTATGTACATCATGTGTTGTTTTCAAAACCATTAGGAATCAATGGAAAATTTTAGTATGGCACTTCTCTCTCTATGTCTTCTGAACATGTTTCAtcccttaggtcttcatcagtCAAAGCACATAGGAGCGTAGATTGCAGTGTTTAGAGTCTCCAGCACCTCCCTAAAACGCTGAATTTGTGTATGTACAATCACTGTTTTCCTATACATTTTTCCTTCTACCAAAGCTGACCTGTAGTTTCTTGCTGGACTGTCCCAGTGAGCGGTCCACAGCCCTGCAGCTGCTCTCCAGCTGCACTCTGTGTTGAACCTGCTGCTCCAGCTCTGCCCTGACCTTCCCCAGCTGGGCCCGGGCCTCCTCCTCGTCCACCTGCCTGCTCTGCTCAGTCTCCTGCTCCAGGCCAGCCTCCATGCCCTGGATACGGGTCAGGTACTCCCCCAGCCGGGCTTCGCACTCCCGCACCCGTCCAATCAGCTCCTGGAGCTGCTCCCTCAGCTGCCGCTCGCTCTCCTGCTCGATCTGCAGCTCGTTCTGCCAGAACTCCTCCTCGGACATCTCCACCTCATTCCTCCGCAGCTGCTGCTCCAGACGCACCAGCTCCTCCTCCAGCACGCCAATGCCCTCCTGACCCTCGATGCACACGCCAACATCACCGCTCTCACAGCCGTGTAGCTCTGCCTCACAGCCCTGCAGCCGGCTCTCCAGTAGCTGGAGCTTGTCCTTCTGCAGCTGGACCAAGCGCACCAGCTCCCGGGCTGGACTGAGGGGCACAGACACCACCCCCCTGCCCTGGTTCAGTGCTCTCTGCTGCTGCTTGGCCTCGGCATCTCTGCCCTTCCCAAAAATATCCCTCAAGCCCTTGGCCCCAGCCGTGAAGGTGAGGGACTTACGCTTGGGCTCCCGACGCTTGAGCAAGCGGTCATTGGCCGACGCGTGCAACTTGGCCAGAGGAGGCAGGCTCTGGCGGTAGAGGCCGCGCTCGGGCACACGGGATGAGCAGTTGGGGTTGGGACGTTCGCTGAGGGAGGGGCCAGTGCGCTGGAGAACCAGCTGCACGTCGCTGGCATACTGGCCCCACATGTTGAGGGACACCACAGGGTTTTCATGCGGGGCCAAGTGACGTTCCGTCTCCCGCCATCTCTCGATCAACGTGTACCTGCCAGTACGCCCTGCAAAAAGAATGAAATAATGATTTGATCAGATGAATTAATTGGAGCTTTACTAAGTAATTGGGCTTAGATGACCAATGTACAGTAGTCACACGGCAACGTTGTTTGCTATTTCTTGCCACATACCAGCCGGTGACCAGTTACATACAGACCAGTAGCTAGACTACACTCTGCAGTAGCAGCAGATTACAGAGATCATCTACCATTGACTTTGTCATTGTTATCCCCTCCGGCATTCAGAAACACAGCCACAACCCTAATCTAATTTACCTCCGCTAAGAACAGGGAAACTCTATGGAAGAACCATTCACAACTACCCCACTTGCTTTCAGACAGTTTATTGGGTGGGCACTGTGCAGAGTTTTCAGAGTAATGGGTTGTTTTTTCTAGGAAGAACCCAACAGGGATTTCTCTATTCAAATATAGGAGCAGTTGTTCAGTTCCCATTCATACTAGGGTTGGAGTAAGGTTCAATAAAATTCCTCCAGACccaaatcagtgtgtgtgtgtgtgtgtgtgtgtgtgtgtgtgtgtgtgtgtgtgtgtgtgtgtgtgtgtgtgtgcgtgcgtgcgtgcgtgcgtgcgtgcgtgcgtgcgtgcgtgcgtgcgtgcgtgcgtgcgtgcgtgcgtgcgtgcgtgcgtgcgtgcgtgcgtgcgtgcgtgcgtgcgtgcgtgcgtgcgtgcgtgcgtgcgtgcgtgcgtgcgtgcgtgcgtgcgtgcgtgcgtgcgtgcgtgcgtgcgtgcgtgcgtgcgtgcgtgcgtgcgtgcgtgcgtgcgtgcgtgtgtgtgttctgctgCAGTTAAGAGCACAAGCCAAAGTCTTTCCCCTCTCAACAGCAGAACCCCTATGAAAGGAACACAGTTGTCACTACAGCTGAATCTGGCTGAAGGCCTTTCACATCAAAGTACCCTGGACCAGACAAAAGACTGAAAACATACAAAAGAGGCCCTGGACCATAACTCCTGTACTGTTGATGAAAAGACACAGCATTTAGCTGTTAGTCCTACAATCATGTATCTGTGCATGGATCACAATTGAATAGCATGTACAAATCCAATGGATTCATTTAACCCTTACATGCTACCTCTAGGACCTCCAAGTATTTTCTCTAAAAGCAAATTACCTATGTAAACCATGACATCTCCACAGAATTTTGGTTCTAAGCAGTGCAAAGTGCAAGTGCAAAACTGTGCCAGTATGAACTGAAAACAGTATGAAATGACAGCAGTATGAGCAGGGTATTGTCGGGCTGAGCCATACTCACACAGTTCAGTGCAGGTCTGTACAGTACATCTCCATAATGCAAAAGAGGTGAACCTTTAAAAGTGGCTCCATGCTGGTTCTACAGCTATTTCTCCCTAGAAGCAGTGGGAACAGACAGCTTCTTTCAAACTTATTTTATTGCCTCTACATGTGGGCTGGGGTAATAGCTTCTCATACATAAATGCGGTACCATTATGGGAATACAATCCTGTCATCATGtagttctctcttctcctcagcGAGCATCTCAATGACATCTATGAATCATCCCAACACAGCTCATCTTGATTCTCTCAATCTCTGTTCACTCCAAGTCAACGCTCATCTTGATTCTCACAATCTCTGTTCACTCCCAGTCAACGCTCATTTTGATTCTCACAATCTCTGTTTACTCCCAGGTCAACACTCATTTTGATTCTCTGTTCACTCCCAGTCAACTCTAATCTTGGTGCACTCCACCGTCTTTAGCATCTCTCAGAAACGGACCGTCAAATATGCTGCATGCACTGTGGATGTGTGTCCTGCAAAAGGATCCATTCTCACACGGAGTGTGGTAAGGCTTAAAGGGGTACAGTAGTTCACTTTAGTTTAATCTTATTTTCAATTTATCCCTTGAACTATCACTTTAATATTTTTTTGGTGGGGGGGTTTTGGACAATATTGCAGGATGGATTGACTCACCAATGGCCTGGGCCAGGGCAATGACCACCTCCTGGCACGTGGTGAGCTCTGTGACGCCACATACGATCCGCTGCACTCCATCCACCCACACTTTCAGCTCCATGGCTCTCATCGAGGGGGCGTCGTCATTCCTCCTCCACACAAGGGGGCGCTACACAGGATCTCTCCAGCATTCTATAGAACAGAGAGACTGTCAAATGCTGGGTTTACTATATAGCTCTGTGAGTTTACTGTATTCCAAAATGCACACACAAAACACTGAAATACAGAGACTCACAAACAATGCTAAATTATCCATCTTGCTCAGTAAGCTTAAAAATGTACAAATAAGAGGTTCTGGGAAATTGCAACTTTCTTGGTGACTACAAGTGAGATGAGACAGCAAAGAAGATTCCAGTTCATTGATGCGAATTAAACCACTCAACATCACCCCGTATCTCTATCAAAATGGGCAGGACCAAGTTTGAGAAAACCTGCTCTCGTGTCTTATTGCTTTGTCATATTCCTCTCCCATTACTGCTACAGTCAATATTGGCAGCCATAGAGTCCCATAGAATCAGAGCATTGCATTTCCAAACTGATGCGGGTTACATGGATAGAAAAAGGCTTATAAATCAAAACCGCACTCTCTCAACATTTAGGAATCTGTTGCTGCACTACATGCACTTAAAAGCTACTTTAGGAGTCCCTCTGTATCTACTACCAAGGACGAAGGAGAAACTTCAGCAGAAGTTTAGTTACAGTTTCTGGTTTCGAGGTACACATTTAATCATTGGAATAAGGGGTTTAATGCagtgtctgtcggtctgtctcgaAGGCCCTATCTGACGATGGCGGTTCTATTTGGTAATGCCTACGGGAAAGCTTTCTCTGGTCGCTTGCATGAGGAACCCTTTAAACTGCTGACACAAGCACCTTAGCTGAAAGGCAATGATTACAGACCTGGCAAGGCATCAAGCAGAGGCAACAGTGCAGATCTGAACCGCCAGCCTGCCGGGCCAGGGAAACACAGATGCACGGAGTTTAAGCGTCATTTTTTATCCCTCTCTCGGAACGGCCATCCGTTTTCCTGTTTCGTCCCATTATCCACTTTCTGATCCTTAACTCCCTAATGACACGTAAGACGGCAACAGCTCCCTTGCCTCTTTAAGCATCTTCATCACACCTGCTGCCAGCCTCACAACAATTCCCTGTCACGTTCCCTCTGGTTCAACACCATCCTGCCGCGGGTATCCCTCCGAGACGCCTCTGGTTACTGAGGCCTTCCCTGACTGAGCTAGCCGTTCAGGGGCACCACGCTACGTATACAGGCCTTTGGAATCCCGGAGGCAGTGTTGTGTTGCACTGGGAACTGGCAGAGTGATTTGTAACTGTAGACAGTTACTGCAGAATCTCCAGGCCAGAGCCGCCTGGTAACTGGCTGTAAATAGGGCCATTCCCATGCTGCACACAGCTcaggggtaggagagagaggtgCAGGCTGCCAGGTGTTAAGTGTTCACATGGAAATTGTATTTTGGGTGGCAGAGGAGGTAAGGATATGGGATTATATGATACAATGTAGAAGTATGGTGTTTTTCCAATCTAATAAATTCCATTCCTCAAGCATTTGATAAGATCATAAAAATACCTTTTGTGGAATACTGAGAAATATGGATTGGGTTATAGAATCTTTAACCACAGGACCTCTGAAGGCAGGGACTGGGTGTCAGACTGAGGAGCTCCCTGTGAgattctctctccatcctctattcTCAACATCTGTCACATGTTAAGTATAACTGAAACCACCCTTCTTTGACTGAGAGCCTCGATGGAAAAAGAAGCTTGACTACTAAGGATAAAGGATGTCATTACTTCACAAGGGCGAAATTGTGGTGTACATATTGGGCGGGGGAAGTAGACGGGGGGGGGGTCCAGGGCGTCCTCCCAAAAACGCAAAACAAAGAGCAAATGtatccaacaaatgtgtagagtcacaagcttgatgtagtcattgtgtgctatgaatatgggaacaaatacttaactttctactactttaatacacataagtgaatttgtcgcaatacttttgctcccctaaaatgggactatgtacaaaaagtgctgtaatttctaaacggttcacccgatatgaatTAAAAtctctcaaattaaagctgacagtctgtacATATGGaattccataagtgttatttcatagttttgatgtcttcactattattctacaatgtagaaaatagtacaaataaacccttgaatgagtaggtgtccaaacttttgactggtgctgtatatatatattttttttatatgctCTGATTCTATGGGATTGTCTGGCTGCCAATATTGACTGTAGCAGTAATGGGAGAGGAATATGACAAAGAAATTAGATACTAGAGCAGAGTTtctcaaactcggtcctggggccccctctGGGTGCAAATTTTGGTCTCCTTTGGCAATTTTGCCTATGTTACTTCATCCTGTAAGGCTCACACTCACATCTGACATCATCAGCACCCGTACACAGGGACTACAAAATGTATGAATTAGCACTTAGATCAAAGTTATTTCTTCAATGCCAAAGTATTTGTTTGGGGTGAATATCAACAGTCATGGTTCTTTGGTGGATCATGTATAAATGTCATCCGACTCAGAAAACTCTCTTCAAATTGGCTTTGTAGAAAACCTGTCTTTCATCAGAATATTGATGTAACTTTGGATGCCTAATGCCTTAATAGATGTTATTGAACAATGTGAAATACATAATCAATTATCATCAATGTGGAAAATACGCTGTAATGATGACACAACATCGCTAATCAAATACAGTACTACTGTTACTGTCTTAATGCCAATTGACACTCAATCATAGTTCTGACCCGAGTTGAACTAACAAAGACCACATACACACAATATTGTGTGTTCCTAATTACCAAGAGGACATGGTATGGACACATCTATGAGAATATTTGTGCTGAAGTCATTCGCCCCTCCATCGTAAGATTATCACGTAGTACTGGATATTAGGCAACCAGATGCAAGCACAGCCTCAGAATTGGTAGTGGAGAAACTTGAGCCCTTGAGCGTCATTTAGCCTACTTACAGTCTTTGAATGCTACACAGTCAAATTAGTATAGCTACATGCATAAAACATTTGATAGTGTGTTTACCTTAATACCTCAATTCTGGTGGTACCAAATTCACTTTGTCAGGAGTGGGAAATCTGGACTTTTCTTCAGTACAGACCTACCTTGACTATAACTAAATCATGGCGCCAGTCTAAAGGGCAAGAGATTGTGAAGCACGATGACCTAAAGATGGCAGGTCTCCTTGGTCTTTGGTGGTTCCCTGCTCAGGGTTGAGCACATGGCTGAAGCCTGCTTTCCCTGACAGCTGAGGGGCTACAGTATCTACAGTTTACCCAGGAAGGGTGGCCGTCTGGCCTCCACTGAAAACCTGGAGCTAAACTTAGCCTGGCCCTCTATTCAACCTGCATTCTCTCCATGCCTTGAAGACGGGGGGAGGGGAAGGACTCTACTGCACAGTAAGATCACAGAAGAGTGAAAGGTCGGCAGTTTTGCACAGCTTCGCAGGAGAGAAAATGTGAGAATAGAAGTTGCTCTTTGATATCATAATGTTGCCTGTTATTAAATTTAGTTATTTCTTTAGTAAATAGGAAATCCAAATACTATACTAATCCATTAAAAGTACAGTTGATAAAATAAACAGATATTATTCCAGATTTTCCACTGCTAAAACCAAAGATGAACCTGAGTGATAGACCAATGCACTACGGAGAGAACTTTAAAGCTTCCAAGGATGTGTGCACAGACGAGGGGGGTTGTTCTAACAAGTGGTACACAAAGAAGCATGCTGACGAGGGGACCGCCCACATTGGCGGCGCTGGCATGACTGGATGCAAACAATATCTCGCCATGGCAACTAGCCCCTGGATTTGTAAGGCCCCAACAACGCTGACCGGATTGGTTGGCTCAGCCCTGGGAAAGAACAAACATTCACTGGCAATTAGGAAATAATCCATGTTTTTCTGTCACTTCACATTTTTTCTACAATATGGTCAGAGTGGAGTGGACTAGACCGTGGATAAGCATAAACTCTCTTTATCAAAGCTAGAGGTAAGAGAGTTC
Protein-coding regions in this window:
- the LOC120049998 gene encoding ras association domain-containing protein 8-like, which encodes MELKVWVDGVQRIVCGVTELTTCQEVVIALAQAIGRTGRYTLIERWRETERHLAPHENPVVSLNMWGQYASDVQLVLQRTGPSLSERPNPNCSSRVPERGLYRQSLPPLAKLHASANDRLLKRREPKRKSLTFTAGAKGLRDIFGKGRDAEAKQQQRALNQGRGVVSVPLSPARELVRLVQLQKDKLQLLESRLQGCEAELHGCESGDVGVCIEGQEGIGVLEEELVRLEQQLRRNEVEMSEEEFWQNELQIEQESERQLREQLQELIGRVRECEARLGEYLTRIQGMEAGLEQETEQSRQVDEEEARAQLGKVRAELEQQVQHRVQLESSCRAVDRSLGQSSKKLQEKEQELEQLTRELRQVNLQQFIHQTGTKVTVLPAQPNDQENNTDLQSGSLKRLGSSRLLPSDLRALQSPVSSGLNPEGIYV